Proteins encoded by one window of Candidatus Zixiibacteriota bacterium:
- a CDS encoding ATP-binding protein, whose translation MTFTGRIRLYLILVAVVPTVLVVSVIYLLGMRQAAAAERRSAQHSLDRFAQYQRAVADELRQAVIAAAATPSAARALLLLKAGRASDVRFDAVPAGLDFFEIADSSLLVQASARRPGLIGERLPSLDSLAADSAPLASVEYDLNGPHAALAWRLPAESAYVVYAGRYLDSQYTGTVARLIGADVRIVLAGDTGGGLSGMDPGRLYAERDSLVAVLAGGDAAGWFLAASFRSGPEQRVFGNLLVVSGLVALGSVLAAVALGLYISGRAQREFDNLLTATARVSGGDLSTPVMAYEEGEFAQLADSFTAMTFRLRDAQRRLATTEKIAAWQAVGRKIAHEVKNPLTPIVISTDDLRRSFQEQLPDFPRILEETTATIKSEVERLTRLLDEFVGFARMGPPVIRDVAPARLLEPLAALYRGETGTGRLTLSNRSARRSVRLDPEMMHQVLVNLVKNGLEASPESRVAVALGDEPGALVITVADTGPGFARDLLERGLEPRVSTKKGGSGLGLVICQRIVHDHGGAIDLQNRADGGALVTLRLPVEHG comes from the coding sequence ATGACTTTCACGGGCCGCATCCGCTTGTACCTGATCCTCGTGGCCGTGGTGCCGACGGTCCTGGTGGTGTCGGTCATCTACCTGCTCGGGATGCGCCAGGCTGCGGCGGCCGAGCGGCGGTCGGCGCAGCACAGCCTTGACCGGTTCGCGCAGTACCAGCGGGCGGTGGCCGATGAATTGCGGCAGGCGGTGATCGCCGCCGCCGCCACGCCCTCGGCCGCGCGCGCCCTGCTTCTGCTCAAAGCCGGCCGGGCATCGGATGTCCGTTTCGACGCCGTACCGGCGGGGCTGGACTTCTTCGAAATTGCCGATTCCTCCCTGCTCGTGCAGGCCAGCGCCCGCCGCCCGGGGCTCATCGGGGAGAGGCTCCCGTCCCTGGACAGCCTGGCGGCGGACTCGGCGCCGCTGGCGTCCGTGGAGTATGACCTGAACGGCCCCCACGCCGCGCTGGCGTGGAGACTTCCGGCCGAAAGCGCCTATGTCGTCTATGCCGGCCGCTATCTCGACAGCCAGTACACCGGGACGGTGGCGCGCCTGATCGGAGCCGACGTGCGCATTGTGCTGGCCGGCGACACCGGCGGCGGGTTGTCGGGCATGGACCCCGGCCGTCTCTACGCCGAACGGGATTCGCTGGTCGCGGTGCTCGCCGGCGGCGATGCAGCCGGCTGGTTCCTCGCCGCTTCCTTCCGGTCCGGCCCCGAGCAGCGCGTTTTTGGCAACCTCCTGGTTGTGAGCGGGCTGGTCGCGCTCGGATCGGTGCTGGCGGCCGTGGCGCTCGGCCTGTATATCAGCGGGCGCGCCCAGCGGGAATTCGACAACCTCCTCACGGCGACCGCCCGCGTCTCGGGCGGTGACCTCAGCACGCCCGTCATGGCCTACGAGGAAGGGGAGTTCGCCCAACTGGCGGATTCTTTCACGGCCATGACCTTCCGCCTCCGAGACGCCCAGCGGCGGCTGGCCACGACTGAGAAGATCGCGGCCTGGCAGGCCGTCGGCCGCAAGATCGCCCATGAGGTCAAGAACCCCCTCACCCCGATCGTGATCAGCACCGACGATCTCCGCCGTTCGTTCCAGGAACAGCTCCCGGATTTCCCCAGGATCCTCGAAGAGACGACGGCGACGATCAAGTCCGAGGTGGAGCGCCTCACCCGCCTGCTCGATGAATTCGTGGGCTTCGCACGGATGGGACCGCCGGTCATCCGGGATGTGGCCCCGGCGAGACTCCTGGAACCGCTGGCCGCGCTCTACCGCGGCGAGACGGGCACTGGCCGTCTGACGTTGTCGAACAGGAGCGCGCGGCGGAGCGTCCGCCTCGACCCGGAGATGATGCACCAGGTGCTGGTCAACCTGGTGAAGAACGGTCTTGAAGCCTCGCCCGAGAGCCGGGTGGCGGTTGCGCTGGGGGACGAGCCCGGGGCGCTCGTGATTACGGTAGCCGATACCGGCCCCGGTTTCGCCCGCGACCTGCTCGAGCGCGGTCTGGAACCGCGGGTTTCAACGAAGAAGGGCGGCAGCGGGCTCGGGCTGGTCATTTGCCAGCGAATTGTCCACGACCACGGCGGCGCGATCGATCTGCAGAACCGCGCCGACGGCGGCGCACTGGTCACCCTCAGACTGCCGGTGGAACATGGCTAA
- a CDS encoding sigma-54-dependent Fis family transcriptional regulator — protein sequence MAKILIVDDEESIRSSLKAALERRGHEVVTAESYARGETFMSGRFDLIFLDVLLGDGNGIDLLKAALEKNPRHIIVMFSGHADIDMAVRATRAGAYDFIEKPLSLDRVLVTVDNAVRTRRLQAEADRLALRAYGEFVGESPEILKLKSDILRAAPKAARFLILGENGTGKELVANMIHRASGRSNGPFVAVNCAALPSELVESELFGHVRGAFTGARADRRGRFVEADQGSIFLDEISEMPAGAQAKILRVIETREVTPVGASRTYSVDCTIIAASNRDLETMAADGSLRQDLLYRLNVVTFHLPPLRERTQDIPLLADHFLARFAGETGSVPKRLERDSLKLLCAYSFPGNIRELKNLMERVNIYCERSVVTVADLKPLLPAAARGGRRSLKEAMAEFEREYLEAAIARHGGNMTEAARELGIERSLLYKKLRRLEEG from the coding sequence ATGGCTAAGATCCTGATTGTCGACGACGAGGAGAGCATCCGCAGTTCGCTGAAGGCGGCGCTCGAGCGCCGCGGCCACGAGGTTGTCACGGCCGAATCGTACGCGCGCGGCGAGACTTTCATGTCCGGACGTTTCGATCTCATTTTTCTCGACGTGCTGCTCGGCGACGGCAACGGCATCGACCTGCTGAAGGCGGCGCTCGAGAAGAATCCCCGGCACATCATCGTGATGTTCTCCGGCCACGCCGACATCGACATGGCGGTCCGGGCCACGCGCGCCGGGGCCTACGATTTCATCGAGAAACCCCTGTCTCTGGACCGCGTGCTCGTCACGGTCGACAATGCGGTGCGGACCCGGCGGCTACAGGCCGAGGCCGACCGCCTCGCCCTGCGCGCCTACGGGGAGTTCGTCGGCGAGTCGCCGGAGATACTCAAACTGAAGTCCGACATTTTGCGGGCGGCCCCGAAAGCGGCGCGCTTTCTCATCCTCGGCGAGAACGGCACCGGCAAGGAGCTTGTCGCCAACATGATTCATCGCGCCAGCGGCCGGAGCAACGGACCGTTTGTCGCCGTCAACTGCGCCGCTCTGCCATCGGAATTGGTCGAGTCCGAGCTTTTCGGGCATGTGCGGGGCGCTTTCACCGGCGCCCGCGCCGACCGCCGGGGAAGATTCGTCGAGGCCGACCAGGGGTCGATTTTCCTCGACGAGATCAGCGAAATGCCGGCCGGCGCCCAGGCGAAAATTCTCCGCGTCATCGAGACGCGCGAAGTGACCCCGGTCGGGGCAAGCAGAACGTACTCGGTCGACTGCACGATCATCGCCGCCTCCAACCGCGACCTGGAGACGATGGCGGCCGACGGCTCGCTGCGGCAGGATTTGCTCTATCGCCTGAACGTCGTGACTTTCCACCTCCCCCCCCTGCGGGAGCGGACCCAGGACATCCCTTTGCTCGCCGATCACTTCCTGGCCCGCTTTGCCGGCGAAACCGGCTCGGTCCCGAAACGTCTCGAGCGCGACAGCCTGAAGCTGCTGTGCGCTTACTCCTTCCCAGGCAACATCAGAGAACTCAAGAACCTGATGGAGCGGGTCAACATCTACTGTGAGCGGAGTGTCGTGACTGTGGCCGACCTGAAGCCGCTCCTGCCGGCGGCCGCGCGCGGCGGTCGCCGGTCGCTGAAAGAGGCGATGGCGGAGTTCGAGCGCGAGTATCTCGAGGCCGCAATCGCGCGCCACGGCGGCAACATGACCGAGGCCGCCCGCGAGCTCGGCATCGAACGCTCCCTGCTGTACAAGAAGCTGCGCCGCCTGGAGGAGGGCTAA